From Kwoniella europaea PYCC6329 chromosome 3, complete sequence, one genomic window encodes:
- a CDS encoding protein transporter SEC23: protein MNGPGFEDVEDKDGVRLSWNVWPSSRIEATRTVVPISALYTPLKEREDLPPVMYEPVTCKGSCKAILNPYCQVDVRGKMWICPFCLQRNPFPQHYHQDLSPNNLPPELLPKFTTIEYTLSRPAQIPPIFLYVVDTCVDEDELKALRETLVVSLSLLPPNALVGLITFGTMAMVHELAYADCPKAYVFRGSKDYQPKQIADMLGLNPSNRPIQAMRPGQPVPAPAASKFLQSVESCEFQLTNILENLQRDPWPVDQDKRPLRCTGVALGVATALLESAFPNTGARIMLFSGGPPTDGPGTVVGPELREPIRSHHDIDRDSVKHFKRATKYYEGLSKRASANGHAIDIYAGCLDQVGLLEMKSLTNATNGFMIISDSFMTAIFKQSFLRTLGKDEQGYLKMGFNGTFDVLTTKELKISGVIGHVISANKKSQCVGETEIGIGQTSAWKVCSLTPKTSLAVYFEVVTPAGQALSPNQSGLIQFVTHYQHSSGQYRLRVTTISRTFQEGGHPSIAASFDQEAAAVLMARIAVFKAEIDDSPDVLRWLDRMLIRLCQKFADYRKEDPTSFQLSPNFSIYPQFMFHLRRSQFLQVFNNSPDETAFYRHVLNDADVNNSLIMIQPTLMSYGFDTEPHPVLLDSVSIRPDVILLLDTFFHILIFHGETVAQWRKANYQEQEDYANFKELLEAPVADAQELLEDRLPIPRYIVCDQGGSQARFLLSKLNPSTTHQSGSGYGSGPAGGQAIFTDDVSLQVFMEHLKRLAVGASTS, encoded by the exons ATGAACGGACCAGGATTCGAGGATGTCGAAGACAAGGATG GTGTCAGACTCTCATGGAACGTCTGGCCATCCAGTCGTATCGAAGCTACACGTACTGTGGTTCCCATCTCAGCTTTGTATACCCCCttgaaggaaagggaagatttACCTCCGGTGATGTACGAGCCTGTCACTTGTAAAGGCTCTTGTAAGGCTATCTTGAATCCTTATTG TCAAGTCGACGTCCGAGGTAAAATGTGGATCTGTCCCTTCTGTTTACAACGAAATCCTTTCCCTCAACATTATCACCAAGATTTATCGCCTAACAATTTGCCTCCTGAACTCTTACCCAAGTTCACCACCATTGAATATACCTTATCCCGACCAGCTCAGATCCCACCCATCTTCTTATACGTGGTCGATACGTGTGTGGACGAGGATGAGTTGAAAGCTTTAAGGGAGACTCTCGTAGTTAGTTTGAGTCTGTTACCTCCCAATGCGCTGGTGGGGTTGATCACTTTCGGTACGATG GCAATGGTCCACGAGCTAGCCTATGCGGATTGTCCCAAAGCCTACGTCTTCAGAGGATCAAAAGACTACCAACCGAAACAGATCGCCGATATGTTAGGACTCAACCCCTCCAACAGACCTATCCAAGCTATGAGACCAGGTCAACCGGTTCCTGCTCCAGCTGCTTCCAAGTTCCTCCAATCGGTCGAGAGCTGCGAATTCCAATTGACCAATATCTTGGAGAACCTTCAAAGGGATCCTTGGCCTGTGGATCAAGATAAGAGACCACTTAGATGTACTGGTGTGGCCTTGGGTGTTGCGACTGCTTTactcgag TCCGCCTTCCCCAACACTGGCGCTCGAATCATGCTCTTCTCAGGTGGTCCACCTACCGATGGTCCTGGTACCGTTGTCGGTCCTGAACTCAGAGAACCCATCCGATCTCACCACGATATCGACAGGGACAGTGTCAAGCACTTCAAGCGAGctaccaag TACTACGAAGGCCTTTCCAAACGTGCTTCTGCGAATGGTCACGCCATCGATATCTACGCTGGATGTCTTGATCAAGTTGGTCTTCTTGAAATGAAATCCCTTACCAACGCTACCAATGGTTTCATGATCATATCCGATTCGTTCATGACCGCCATCTTCAAGCAGAGTTTCTTGCGAACTTTGGGcaaggatgaacaaggttaCCTCAAGATGGGCTTCAATGGTACTTTCGATGTTCTG ACCACCAAAGAACTGAAGATCTCCGGTGTCATCGGCCACGTCATCTCAGCCAACAAGAAATCCCAATGTGTCGGAGAAACCGAAATTGGTATCGGTCAAACATCCGCTTGGAAAGTTTGCTCCCTTACCCCTAAGACATCTTTAGCGGTATACTTCGAAGTGGTCACTCCAGCAGGACAAGCACTATCACCCAATCAATCAGGTTTGATTCAGTTCGTTACTCACTACCAACATTCATCTGGACAATACAGGTTGAGAGTTACGACCATCTCTCGAACATTCCAAGAAGGTGGACATCCCTCTATTGCCGCTTCCTTCGATCAAGAAGCAGCGGCTGTCTTGATGGCCAGAATAGCAGTGTTCAAAGCTGAGATCGATGACTCGCCAGATGTACTTAGATGGTTGGATAGGATGCTCATTAGACTATGTCAGAAGTTCGCTGATtataggaaagaagatccGACGTCTTTCCAACTTAGTCCGAACTTCAGTATCTATCCTCAATTCATGTTCCATCTCAGACGAAGTCAGTTCTTGCAGGTGTTCAACAATTCCCCCGATGAAACTGCTTTCTATAG ACACGTGTTGAACGACGCCGACGTGAACAACTCCTTGATCATGATCCAACCCACCCTAATGTCATATGGCTTCGATACCGAACCTCATCCCGTATTACTCGATTCCGTCTCTATCCGACCCGACGTGATCCTGTTGctcgataccttcttccatatATTGATATTCCACGGAGAGACCGTTGCCCAATGGCGTAAAGCGAATTATCAGGAACAAGAAGATTATGCAAACTTTAAAGAACTTCTCGAAGCTCCCGTTGCGGACGCACAGGAATTGTTAGAAGATCGATTACCTATTCCTCGATATATCGTATGTGATCAAGGTGGTTCACAGGCTAGGTTCTTGTTATCGAAATTGAACCCTtcgacaactcaccaatcGGGAAGTGGATATGGTTCAGGACCTGCAGGTGGTCAGGCGATATTCACGGATGATGTCAGTTTGCAAGTGTTCATGGAGCATCTCAAGAGATTG GCTGTTGGCGCTTCTACAAGCTAG